The following nucleotide sequence is from Cytophagia bacterium CHB2.
GGTCATCGCTCCGGACAATTGCGCGAGTTGTTCATCAAGAGCGGCTTCGATCAACTGCTGTCACGCGGCGAAAATCGCATACACTGGGCGCCCAATTTTCAGCGGGCAGGAGCGGAAGAATACAGCACGATTGCGGGATGGGATTCGCCACGCCTGGCAACGCTGGAGCAGGGACCATACCTGATTCACACGCAACGGCAGGACGTTGCTCCCGACCATCCGGAGATTCTGTTGTCTGCGGCGTACAAATTTTATGCAAACCAGCCCTATTTGAGGTTCGTCTCGACCATGGAAATCACCAGTGAGATTAGCCTGGTGTTGCTGCGCAATGACGAGATGACCATGGACAGCCTGTTTACGCATGTCGCTTTTCAGCGTCCGGGCGGAGAGGTTTTCGAGTTGCCGCTTGCGGAACGGTACGCCGTGCTCGAGCGGCAGCCGATTGAACACGATGCACCGTGGCTTTGTTTTTATCATCGTGACAAAGGCTATGCCTTCGGAAGCATCAGGCTGCGGGAGGATAATACAAACAGTTTTGGCTCGCCATCGCCAACTTTTGAGCCGCATACGAGGATCAGCGATGGCGCCAACGGCGGGAAGTACTGGAACCGGCGGCTGATCAATGAGCGGGTAACCATTCTCCCCAGGGGCAGTCGCTACGCAGAAGAAAACGCGTACTTGGTTTTCAAAATCGAAGAAAGCGATCGTTTCGCCGCCATCAAATATTGGGCTGAGCGATTGCGAAATCCCATTCGAGTGCATTGAGACCGTGAACCGATTTCTGATTGTGACAGCTCTGCTGTTTTCGCTTGCCGCAGCGGCAGCAGCGCAGGACCGTGAGCTGGCGCGCATTATCTTAACCGAGCCAATCGGTCTGGCGCGCAGCCGCGAGTATGTGAAACTGTCGCTGCAAGCCGAAGCCTGGGCGTTGGCAGATTCGCATGCCGCATTGCTGGCAATCGATGCCGCGACGCAGCGTGCCATCCCGTGTCAGGTTTTCAACCAGCAGCTCTCGGCCAACGGCGAAGCAGTGATCTTTTCCGTCATTTTTCCGGTCACACTGCAGGCTGGAGAGACCAAAATTCTGTCGCTGAGAACAAGTCACGAGAGTGGCTCGCGTTCCCAGCCCGTCACCGACCTGTTGCTGGAAGGCAAGGGAACGGAGTTGCGGATCGCGAACAAGTTTTATGTTGCGGATCTGCGGCGCAGTGAGCGCGCCGAGCCGCAAAGCCATGCCTCAGGTCAGATTCGTGAGCTGCTCATCGAGGAATTCAATCAACTGCTGACCAATGCCGAAGACCGGTTGCACTGGGCGCCGAATTTCAAGCGGCCGGGGATGGAGTATTACACGACGATTGCGCACTGGAATGAGCCGCGCGTGCAGGCGATCGACAACGGCGGATATTTGATCCAGACGCGGCGTCAAGACCTTGCTCCCGGTCATCCGGAAATTTTACTGACGGCAGTTTACAGCTTTTATGCGGAAGTGCCTTATTTCGAATTTTATTCCAGCATGGAAGTCACCGAGGATCTCTGGCTCGAGCTGCTGCGCAATGACGAGATGACCATGGACAGCATGTTCACGCATCTCGCATTTCAGCGGCCGGAGGGCGAAATTGTCGATGTGCCTTTTTCTGAAAGATATGAGATGCTGCAGCAGCGGCCGATTGAAAACGAGGCGCCGTGGTTGTGCTTCTATCACGCCGAGAAGCAGTATGCTTTTGGCAGCATTCGGTTGCAATATGATCTGACGAACGCGTTGGGAGAGCCTTCGCCGACCTATCAGGCGCACACGCAAATCGGCGAATGGCTCGGCGGGATCAAATACTGGAACCGCCGCCTCATTCACGATCACCTGACTTTTGTTCCAAAAGGCAGCCGTTACGTTGAGCGCAATGCCTATGTGGTTTTCCGGATCGGCGCACCTCAACGTTTTGAAGCGATCGAGAACCTGGCGCGGCAGCTCAGAAACCCGATTCGAGTTTCTGTATTGCCGCAGTGACCGGTGATGATTGGATCCAACGCGTGAACGTGAACGAGTTTTTTGGAAGGAGAAGCCATCGTGAACAAGAAAGTTTCCCGCCGGGAATTCCTGAAAATCAGCGGCGCCACCACCGCCGGCATGACATTGGGCCTCAGTGCGATGATGCCGGGTGACGCGCGCGCTCCGGCTGCTGCCCCGCTCCGCATCGGCGTCATCGGCACCGGCGATCGCGGCGCATGGGAAGTCTACATCCTCAAACAGACGCCGGGCACTGCCGTTGTGGCCTGCTGCGACATTCTTCCGAAACATCTCGAGAACGGTCTCGAGCACGCTGCCAAGAATGCCAAAGGCCACAGCGATTATCGCAAACTGCTCGACGACCCGCAGGTCGACGCCGTCTTGATCTGCACGCCGCAGCATCTGCATCACGCCATGGCGCTCGATTGTCTCAGCGCCGGCAAGGACATCATCTGCCAGAAAACAATGACGCTGAATATTCAAGAGGCGCTGAGTCTTTCCAAAGCCGTGAAAGCCTCGAACAAAGTCTTTCAGGTGGCCTATCAATGGATGAGTTGTCCTCTGTTCCAGGAAGTTCGCCGCCGCATCCAAAACGGCGAGTGCGGGAAAATCACCCACATCCGCTGCAACTACAATCGCAACACCAACTGGCGTGTGCCGGTGGATGATGCGCGCCACGAACGCCTGCTCAATTGGCGCATGTATCGCGAATACTCCGGCGGCTTGATGGCGGAGTTGTGCTCGCATCACATTAATATCGTGAACTGGGTGCTCGGCGCGGCGCCGGTGAAAGTGTCCGGCATGGGCGGCATCGACTACTGGAAGGACGGCAGGGAAACCTACGACAATGTCAGCGCGATGTTCGAGTATCCGGGCGGCGTCAAGGCAAGTTTTCAGGCGATCACCACCAATGCGTTCGAGGATGTCTCCATGGTTTTCATGGGTACCGAGGGCACGATCGAATTGAAGAAAGAAGAAGGACATGTCGCCAACTTCTATGCCGAACGAAAAAAGGTTGAGGCCGTGCTTTCGCAGGAAGAGATCGGCAAGCTCGACGCCATTACCAGCGCCACCCGAAAAGCCTGGGCGCGTGGCGAAGCCGTGCCGATCACCGTGGCGAACAACACCAACGACGATCTGGAAACAACGCGTGCGATGTTTCTCGAGTTCGTCGAATGTGTTCGCAAGCGCACCCAGCCGACTTCCAACGTGGACAACGGCCGCGACGTTGCCATTGCCGTGGACATGGCAAACCTGGCGATGCAAAAGCAATCCATGGAATTTTGGAAGCCGGAATATTCCGGATGAGCATTCGCACGAACGATGCAGGTCGTTCTGTTGCGCTCGATGAATCACACCTCGTGAGAATTCATGGCCAGAATCATCATCTTTATTGCTTTCTTTCTTTCCGGAGTGACCGGTCTGCTGTACGAGATCGTCTGGGTGAGAATTTTCGGATTGATCTTCGGCAACACCACCCTGGCGTTGAGCGCGGTGCTGGCTGCGTTCATGATGGGTCTGGCCGGCGGCGGACTTGTGCTTGGCAAAATCGCCGACCGCCATGAACATCCGCTGAAGCTCTATGCCTGGCTCGAGGCCGGCGCGGGTCTCTGTGCGCTGCTCATCCCGCTGTTGCGCGCGCCGATGGAATCACTTTTTGCCTTCATCTATCCCCAAGCGGCGAGCCAGGCAACGCTGTTCTTCCTGCTGAAATTCATCGTCGCATTTCTCCTCATGTTTCCCGCAACATTTCTCATGGGCGGGACGCTGCCGGTGCTCAGCCGCGCAGTGATTCGTGAGTCCAGCCGCACCGGATTCGGCATCGGCACGCTGTACGGTGTGAACACCCTTGGCGCCATGGCCGGATGTTTCGTCACCGGCTTTGTGCTCATCCGCGTCATCGGTGTCTCCAATGCCATCTATGCGGGGGTGCTCACCAATTTCATCATCGCGGCAGGCGCCTATCTGCTCTGGCGGTTCTCGGTTTCGATGAGAACTGCTCCCACGCCTGAACGTGTGGCAGAAGAGGCTCCCCTGGATCACCGCGTCAAGATCGTGCTGGCTGCCGTTGCCCTCTCGGGATTTGTGGCGCTCGCCTACGAAGTCTTGTGGGCCCGCGTTCTGGTTTTTGTGATGACCAATTCAGTTTACGCCGCGACCGTGACGTTGACCACCATGCTTTGCGGCATCGGCATCGGGTCATACGTGGGCGGACGGTGGGCGGATCGTTCGAAACGATTGTTTGCAGTCTTCGGCTGGATTGAAATCGGCATCGGCTGCGGAGCGCTCATCGCCGCGATCATGCTGATCAATCTGTCGTGGATTCACGATCGGATTTTCACCATTGGCCCGCGAACGTCGTGGTGGACCTGGAACGGCGTGCGCTTCTTCGAAGCATTTCTGGTCATGTTTCTTCCTGCGCTGTTGATGGGCGCCAGTTTCCCCGTGGCCGGCAAGATTGCGGTGACACGGCTGCAACACATCAGTTCGCGGCTGGGGTTGGTTTATTTCTTCAACACCCTGGGCGGCGTGGCCGGGTCTTTTCTCACCAGCTTCATTCTCATTTCAGCGCTTGGCACCTCAGCCACAGTCACGGCGATGGTGTTGATCAATCTCCTGCTCGGTGTCTATTTGATCCAGTATGACCGGCGACAATTGTCGCGGCGATTTGTGGCGGGCTTTGCGGTGGTTGTCGCGCTCATTCTGGTTCTGGGCATTCGCGCCACACCGGCGACGCTGTTCACGGTGGCCTATTCCCATGTCGAGAAAGATTTTCCGCTGATCGACTACCGCGAGGGCATCGAAGGCACGGTCACCGTTCACGAGCAAATCAAACCGTTCTCGCGCACCAAAAGAATCGACGTCGACGGACTGAACGTTGCCGGCACCAGCTTCATGCTCAAAACGTTGCAGACCTTGCAGGGACACATTCCCCTGTGTTTGCATCCCAATCCACAATCGGCGCTGCAGATCGGATTCGGCACCGGAGAAACTTCCAAATGCGCGCTGCGGCATCCGCTCGCTGACTTTCAGGTTGCGGAAATCTCGCAGGACGTGCTGGAGCTCTCCGATGTTCATTTTCGAGAGCTTAACGAAGGCGTGCTCAAGCATCCGAAGTTCGAGTATGCCATCGTCGACGGCAAGAACATCGTCAAATATGCCGGCAAACGTTATGACGTGGTGATGAACGATGGCAACTATGCGGTGGCCACCAGCAGCGCCTCGCTGTTTACCAGAGATCATTTCGAAAACTGCCGCGACCGCCTCCAGCCCGGCGGCATCGTTTCGACGTGGATGACGATCGATTTGGATCCGGTGGATTTTGCCATTGTCCTCAAGACCTTTCAATCGGTGTTTCCCTATTGCGCCTTGTGGATGGCGCCTAATTGCATCAACAAGCAAATCGTGCTGCTGGGCTCGGTCGAGCCCTGGCAGATTGATTTTCAAAAACTGAGCGAGCGCCTGGCTATCCCGGCAGTCAGGAAAGATTTTGAAGCAATCAATATCAGCTCGGTGTATGATTTTCTCGATTGCTTCATGCTCGACCATCGCGGGATTGCGGATATCAGTGCGGCGTATCCGATCAACACCGATGATCGCCCCCTTCTGGAGTTTTCCACGCGCGATATCCGGTCGCGGGATTTCTGCGCTTACATCAATCTCGGCGCCATCGCCGCGCGCCGGCCGTGGCTCGGCGAAATGATCACCAACCTTCCCGACGATGCAGCACAGAGAGAAAAGATCGAGAACAACCTGAAGCGACACCATGAAGCCACCAGACTGCTGCTCGCCGGAATGGTGGAGGCTTATCAGGGTAAGACTCATGCGTCGCTGCAGACGCTGATGGCAGGTTCAAAGCTCATCCCGGAAAGCAATCTGGCGAGAGAATATTTTCAGCGAGCAGATCTTCTGGGCAATGAGCTGATTGCCGCTGCCGCTCTCGACCGCCACAACCTCGAAGCGCAGGTCAACCTCTCGCGCCACCTGATCGGGTTGGCAAGGTATGATGAAGCGCTGAAGGTGTTGAACGCGGTCGACGCAAGGCATGCTTCTCACCCGCTGGTGCAGTACGAGCTGGCGCGGTGTTACCTGGCACAGGGCAGAGTCGATTCCGCGAAGACGGCCATTCAAAAGGCAACCGCTGCCCCCCCGCAGTTTGTTGACGCATTGTTTTTGGAGGGGGAACTCCTCGCGCGGGAGGAGGCGTTCGACCGGGCGCTCATTCTCTATGAAAAGATTCTGCAGATCGATCCGCGCATGTATGAAGCGCATAATGCCATCGGCCGGATCTACCGGCGGCAGCAGCAGTACGCCGAGGCAATCGCAGCATTCGAAAAATCGCTGGCGATCATGGAATTCCAGCCGGCGGCGGTTGAGGACGTGGGCGACTGCTTTCGTGAAATGCGCGATTTCAAAAGAGCGATCAGCTTCTACCAGAAAGCGCTGGCTATCGGAGGAGAAAATGCGAATCTGTTTTTCAAACTCGGCAATGCCTTTTACCTGAGCAAGGAGTTCGCCAGGGCCGGCGTCTGTTACGAAAGCGCCTTGCGCACCGATTCGACCAACGCCGAGATCTATTACAATCTCGGCAATGCCCTGATGATGCAGAAGAAAATTCAGGAGGCTGCCGCGGCCTATGCACAAGCCGTGAAGATCAACGACGGCGAACCGGACTATTTCAACAATCTGGCATTGTCCTATCGCGAGCTGGGCAGAGTCGCGGAGGCAAAAAGAGTCTTTGAGCGCGGTCTGGCGTTGCATCCCGATTCGCGCATGCTCATGGAGAATTATCGAGGCATTCTGCGGTAGAGACGCGGCAGGTCGCGTTCCTACATCATTCCATACCGGAAACGGAGCTGGAAATCATGTCGAGAATCTTGTGCGCGTTCTTTGTGTTTTGGATATGCCTTGTGCCGTCGATGGTGAATGCAGCCGGTTTTGATACACCGCGGCTCGGCATCGTCATCAGCCGCACCAGCGTGGAGCAACATTGGGGCGTGGCGCAGATGTCGGCGCATGGTTGGGCGGCGGTTGCCAATCTTGCCGGCATTCCCTACGACTGTCTGTTTCTCGAAGATCTCGCGGACAACAAAACGCTCGAGCGCTATGATATCCTGATCTTCGGCCAGTGCAATTATGTCGAAGAAACTGCCTATCAGAACCTGAAAAGCGCGCTGCAGAAATATCTCGCTGCCGGCGGCAACCTCATCATCGACGGGCCGCTCGCCACGGCTGATGAACAGGCGCGCGACCGGTATCACGCTGATCTCGACACGCTGCTGGGCATCGAATACGCCGGATTCAAAGGCAACTCGGACTTTCGCCTCAAAGTCGCCGACAACAGCCATTACATCACCACGCGCTTCGAAAAGAATCAATTTATCACCCAGCACCTGGTGAACGGCCTGAACATCATGCAATGCAAAAGTGGCGGCCGGGCCTTGCTGACTTCTACTAATGAAAGACAAGCATACCCGTTCCTCTCCATCTCCAACCCGGCGAAGAATCGCATCGTGCTGATCAGCGACTTTAGCACGTGGGCCGGGGCGGCCTCGTTCTTTCGCAACGTGCAGCCGCAGGTGTTCTACGCCAACCAGTTGTTCAATGTCATGATCCGCACGGTGCAGTGGGCAATCTACGGTGATCACGAGGCGCCGTTTCCCGCGCCCCAGGTTTCGCATGCGAATCTCACCGCCATCGTCCGCCTCGACGCCGACAACAGCAACAATTTGGACGCCCAGATCAAGACCATCAACTATCTCGTCGAACTGGCAAAAGAATCCGGCGTGGTGCCGGTGTATGCCTGGGTGTCGAGCAACGCCACCAAAGCCGGCTGGCAGGATTTGGCGCTGTGGGGAAAAAAGATCGAAGAAGTGGGCGGGGAAATCGGCACGCACAGCAAGTTTCATCGCATCAACAAGGAGATGACCCCGGCGCGCTGGGAGGAGGAGCTGGGCGGCTCGATTCAAGAAATCGAATTCAACATGGCGGATTACGATTGCCCCATCGGCAAGGTCGAATGGTTCATCAATCCCGGCAATACGATTCAGATGAAGGATTATGAAGAAATCGCCAGGCGTTTTTCATTCTACATGACGCATGGCTTCGAACAGGACATGCCGCTGGGGTTCGGCAATCTCACCTGGTACACCGGTCCGCACAAAAATCTGGTGGTGCTGGAAAACGTGCCGTCCCCGGATTACCAGTGGTTCAATGATCCGACCTGGAGTTATACCACGGCGCAGATCACGGCTTATGAAGAAGCCATCTTTGACCACATGTTCAACAACATCGGGCGCGGGGTGATCTTCAACGAAATGTGGCACGATTACTCGATTACCGCGCAGCCG
It contains:
- a CDS encoding twin-arginine translocation signal domain-containing protein gives rise to the protein MEGEAIVNKKVSRREFLKISGATTAGMTLGLSAMMPGDARAPAAAPLRIGVIGTGDRGAWEVYILKQTPGTAVVACCDILPKHLENGLEHAAKNAKGHSDYRKLLDDPQVDAVLICTPQHLHHAMALDCLSAGKDIICQKTMTLNIQEALSLSKAVKASNKVFQVAYQWMSCPLFQEVRRRIQNGECGKITHIRCNYNRNTNWRVPVDDARHERLLNWRMYREYSGGLMAELCSHHINIVNWVLGAAPVKVSGMGGIDYWKDGRETYDNVSAMFEYPGGVKASFQAITTNAFEDVSMVFMGTEGTIELKKEEGHVANFYAERKKVEAVLSQEEIGKLDAITSATRKAWARGEAVPITVANNTNDDLETTRAMFLEFVECVRKRTQPTSNVDNGRDVAIAVDMANLAMQKQSMEFWKPEYSG
- a CDS encoding tetratricopeptide repeat protein, which encodes MARIIIFIAFFLSGVTGLLYEIVWVRIFGLIFGNTTLALSAVLAAFMMGLAGGGLVLGKIADRHEHPLKLYAWLEAGAGLCALLIPLLRAPMESLFAFIYPQAASQATLFFLLKFIVAFLLMFPATFLMGGTLPVLSRAVIRESSRTGFGIGTLYGVNTLGAMAGCFVTGFVLIRVIGVSNAIYAGVLTNFIIAAGAYLLWRFSVSMRTAPTPERVAEEAPLDHRVKIVLAAVALSGFVALAYEVLWARVLVFVMTNSVYAATVTLTTMLCGIGIGSYVGGRWADRSKRLFAVFGWIEIGIGCGALIAAIMLINLSWIHDRIFTIGPRTSWWTWNGVRFFEAFLVMFLPALLMGASFPVAGKIAVTRLQHISSRLGLVYFFNTLGGVAGSFLTSFILISALGTSATVTAMVLINLLLGVYLIQYDRRQLSRRFVAGFAVVVALILVLGIRATPATLFTVAYSHVEKDFPLIDYREGIEGTVTVHEQIKPFSRTKRIDVDGLNVAGTSFMLKTLQTLQGHIPLCLHPNPQSALQIGFGTGETSKCALRHPLADFQVAEISQDVLELSDVHFRELNEGVLKHPKFEYAIVDGKNIVKYAGKRYDVVMNDGNYAVATSSASLFTRDHFENCRDRLQPGGIVSTWMTIDLDPVDFAIVLKTFQSVFPYCALWMAPNCINKQIVLLGSVEPWQIDFQKLSERLAIPAVRKDFEAINISSVYDFLDCFMLDHRGIADISAAYPINTDDRPLLEFSTRDIRSRDFCAYINLGAIAARRPWLGEMITNLPDDAAQREKIENNLKRHHEATRLLLAGMVEAYQGKTHASLQTLMAGSKLIPESNLAREYFQRADLLGNELIAAAALDRHNLEAQVNLSRHLIGLARYDEALKVLNAVDARHASHPLVQYELARCYLAQGRVDSAKTAIQKATAAPPQFVDALFLEGELLAREEAFDRALILYEKILQIDPRMYEAHNAIGRIYRRQQQYAEAIAAFEKSLAIMEFQPAAVEDVGDCFREMRDFKRAISFYQKALAIGGENANLFFKLGNAFYLSKEFARAGVCYESALRTDSTNAEIYYNLGNALMMQKKIQEAAAAYAQAVKINDGEPDYFNNLALSYRELGRVAEAKRVFERGLALHPDSRMLMENYRGILR